In Methanocella sp., the following are encoded in one genomic region:
- a CDS encoding dihydroorotase, with amino-acid sequence MHELVVENARVLFGEDLVTCSIGIDEGRITRIAKILKGEQTYDARNLLALPGIIDSHVHFRDMGQEEKEDWLSGSKSAIYGGVTTVVDMPNTDPPTFDEESFKIKLTVAQNRSMIDFAINGGISDNLKELPVLWRRGALAFGEIFMAKSMGGFSVDEPTLRAALLEIKRLGATASIHAEDEALNAEKAKELANDHSADVYSQMRPPESELSAVKDAVRLERETGAAVHITHVSTAKAVEVLRGEPITCDVTPHHLLLSMRHWEKLKARGKMNPPLRTGRDLEALWEAVRNGSIDVLASDHAPHTKEEKAADVKTAPSGVPGVETMAPLMLKEVADGRLPLQRFVDMTTANPARIFGISNKGRIEEGYDADLIFIDMGARRIIHAYELHSKAGWTPYEGMEGIFPQAVVQRGTLLLDGKEFLGRRGRGKFIRGRGYKRGLPGHASQAL; translated from the coding sequence ATGCACGAGCTCGTCGTTGAGAACGCCAGGGTACTGTTCGGGGAGGACCTCGTCACATGCTCCATCGGCATCGACGAAGGCCGCATAACCCGCATCGCAAAGATACTAAAGGGCGAGCAGACATACGATGCCCGAAACCTTCTCGCTTTGCCGGGCATCATCGACTCTCACGTTCATTTCCGGGACATGGGCCAGGAGGAGAAGGAGGACTGGCTTTCCGGAAGTAAGTCAGCCATCTACGGTGGCGTCACCACCGTAGTGGACATGCCCAACACGGACCCGCCGACCTTCGACGAGGAGTCCTTTAAAATAAAGCTCACCGTCGCGCAAAACCGCTCCATGATAGACTTCGCGATCAACGGCGGCATCTCCGATAACCTCAAGGAGCTGCCCGTGCTGTGGCGCCGGGGCGCCCTCGCCTTCGGCGAGATCTTCATGGCGAAGAGCATGGGAGGGTTCAGCGTGGACGAGCCCACGCTTAGGGCGGCGCTGCTGGAAATAAAAAGGCTGGGCGCCACGGCGAGCATCCACGCCGAGGACGAGGCCCTGAACGCCGAAAAGGCGAAGGAGCTGGCGAACGATCACAGTGCGGATGTTTACTCGCAGATGAGGCCCCCGGAGTCCGAGCTGAGCGCGGTGAAGGACGCCGTGCGCCTGGAGCGCGAGACCGGCGCCGCCGTGCACATCACCCACGTCAGCACCGCGAAAGCCGTAGAAGTCCTTCGCGGCGAGCCCATCACCTGCGACGTGACCCCCCATCACCTGCTTTTAAGCATGCGCCACTGGGAAAAGCTGAAGGCCCGTGGCAAGATGAACCCGCCCCTGAGGACCGGCCGCGACCTGGAAGCCCTCTGGGAGGCGGTCAGGAACGGCTCCATCGACGTGCTCGCCTCCGACCACGCGCCCCACACAAAGGAGGAGAAGGCGGCGGACGTGAAGACGGCGCCCTCCGGCGTGCCGGGCGTGGAGACCATGGCGCCGCTCATGCTAAAGGAGGTCGCAGACGGCAGGCTGCCTCTGCAGCGCTTCGTCGACATGACCACGGCGAACCCGGCCCGTATCTTCGGCATAAGCAACAAAGGCCGCATCGAGGAGGGCTACGACGCGGATCTAATTTTTATCGACATGGGCGCCCGCCGCATCATCCATGCATACGAATTACACAGCAAGGCGGGATGGACGCCCTACGAGGGCATGGAGGGGATCTTCCCGCAGGCCGTCGTGCAGCGCGGCACCCTCCTGCTGGATGGAAAGGAGTTCCTCGGCCGCCGGGGCCGCGGCAAGTTTATCCGGGGAAGGGGCTACAAGAGGGGCCTTCCCGGGCACGCATCACAAGCTTTATAA
- a CDS encoding cation diffusion facilitator family transporter — translation MIDKIERANQVKRSTARLSILSNSMLVIMKLVVGFGIGSVSIISEAIHSAIDLIAAVIAYFSVKKSAEPPDKEHTFGHGKFEDFSGLIEAGLIFVAAILIVREAALKLMGQGTELDSRLLIAGIAVMFVSAAANWYVSSRLMKAAKATESIALEADAWHLRTDVYTSLGIFAGLALISLTGWKFLDPLFAVAVAIFIMKAAYDLTRRAAADLMDTSLPEAEEERIKSIISEHYLQYASFHELRTRRSGSDRFMDLHLVVPKNLTVSEAHSLSDHLENDLREAFPRSSITIHFEPCDMNCDACECNSTCKDRIYRESHSE, via the coding sequence ATTATAGATAAGATCGAGCGGGCTAACCAGGTAAAAAGGTCCACCGCGCGACTGTCAATTTTATCGAACTCTATGCTGGTCATCATGAAGCTCGTCGTGGGCTTCGGCATCGGCTCTGTAAGCATTATCTCAGAGGCCATCCACTCTGCCATCGACCTCATAGCGGCCGTCATCGCGTACTTCTCCGTCAAGAAGTCCGCCGAGCCGCCCGATAAAGAGCACACGTTCGGGCATGGCAAGTTCGAGGACTTTTCCGGGCTCATCGAGGCCGGGCTCATCTTCGTCGCGGCCATACTCATCGTCCGCGAGGCCGCGCTCAAGCTCATGGGCCAGGGCACGGAGCTCGACTCCAGGCTGCTGATCGCGGGCATCGCGGTAATGTTCGTCTCCGCGGCCGCCAACTGGTACGTGTCGAGCCGGCTCATGAAGGCGGCAAAGGCCACCGAGTCCATCGCCCTGGAGGCAGACGCCTGGCACCTCAGGACCGACGTCTATACGTCTTTAGGTATCTTCGCTGGCCTGGCGCTGATCAGCCTGACCGGCTGGAAATTTTTAGACCCATTATTCGCTGTGGCCGTGGCGATATTCATCATGAAGGCCGCCTACGACCTCACCCGGCGCGCCGCCGCGGACCTGATGGATACGAGCCTGCCGGAGGCGGAGGAGGAGCGGATAAAAAGCATTATCTCCGAGCACTACCTCCAGTATGCCAGCTTCCATGAGCTCCGCACCCGCCGGTCGGGGTCGGATCGGTTCATGGACCTCCACCTGGTGGTCCCGAAGAACCTGACAGTCAGCGAGGCGCACAGCCTTTCCGACCACCTGGAGAACGATCTCCGGGAGGCCTTCCCCAGGTCGAGCATCACCATCCACTTCGAGCCCTGCGATATGAACTGCGATGCCTGCGAGTGCAACTCCACCTGCAAGGACCGGATCTATCGGGAAAGTCACTCGGAATAA
- a CDS encoding DUF167 domain-containing protein: MSFEDAVRAAQGGAVIDFDVSPGAKETRVPSGYNEWRKRIEVKLKAPPERGKANEELIVELSSLLGVPESSIEITSGTKESRKSVRVTGLKREDIVKTLGGKLR; this comes from the coding sequence ATGTCTTTCGAGGACGCGGTCAGGGCTGCCCAGGGGGGAGCGGTCATCGACTTCGACGTGTCGCCGGGCGCGAAAGAGACGCGGGTGCCCTCGGGCTACAATGAATGGCGTAAGCGCATTGAGGTAAAGCTGAAGGCGCCGCCCGAGCGGGGCAAGGCTAATGAGGAGCTTATCGTCGAGCTCTCATCCCTGTTAGGCGTGCCCGAATCCTCCATAGAGATCACATCCGGAACAAAAGAAAGTCGAAAGTCGGTCCGGGTGACGGGCCTTAAGAGGGAGGACATCGTCAAGACGCTCGGGGGGAAGCTCCGATAG
- a CDS encoding DNA primase: MDECERLQRIQEVVDDIAARAEGGAVILVEGLRDRDSMKSLGIEGNIVMTSQEPLFNLAERVSRQSMDVIVLTDWDERGEEVARNVDAYLKSNGSRPDMEPRKKLRFLTKKEVKDVESLHGYIVRLRRECSIKPQYY; the protein is encoded by the coding sequence ATAGACGAATGCGAGCGCCTTCAGCGGATACAGGAGGTCGTGGACGACATCGCCGCCAGGGCCGAAGGCGGGGCCGTCATACTTGTCGAAGGGCTCCGAGACAGGGACTCGATGAAGTCCCTGGGCATCGAGGGCAACATCGTCATGACTTCACAGGAGCCGCTTTTTAATCTGGCCGAGCGCGTCTCCCGGCAGAGCATGGACGTCATCGTCCTCACCGACTGGGACGAGCGGGGCGAGGAGGTCGCGAGGAACGTCGACGCGTACCTGAAGTCGAACGGCTCCAGGCCCGATATGGAACCCCGCAAAAAGCTTCGCTTCCTCACCAAAAAAGAGGTCAAGGACGTGGAAAGTCTCCACGGCTATATCGTGCGCCTCAGGCGGGAGTGCTCCATTAAACCACAATATTATTAA
- the dnaG gene encoding DNA primase DnaG, whose product MEESDTTKYVIHAHISAEGVVERPDVVGAVFGQTEGLLGADLDLRELQKTGRIGRIEVNITSKYGKSSGNILIPSSLDKIETSILAAALETIDRVGPCISKISVTKIEDVRSSKRQQIIERAKHILTAMFDETVPESQELTDAVKSAVRIEEVTFIDNLPAGPGVMESDAIIVVEGRADVLNLLKCGIKNAIAVEGTNVPQLVAEMSKKKTVTVFTDGDRGGELILKELLQVADVDYVARPPEGKSVEDLTQKEIIKALRSKVPVEQVVEVPPRRRNKQQQQQREENGKLEGRPEGRPEGRPEGRPEGRPEERPEQREFQRGGYQRPERQERGERGETPRRKSYRRMEERQERQERREPREPREQQPQEQQPEIKKAEPKEAGEFAEIMKDLAGTLSAKLLDANKNVIQKVAVRDLANVLKETNGDVKSVVFDGVITQRMLDIAAEKNLEYLVGVKMGSIVKQPANVKVITTE is encoded by the coding sequence ATGGAAGAATCTGACACTACAAAGTACGTGATTCATGCTCATATCAGTGCTGAGGGCGTCGTAGAGCGCCCGGACGTGGTAGGAGCAGTGTTCGGCCAGACCGAAGGCCTTCTGGGCGCCGACCTCGACCTGAGGGAACTCCAGAAGACCGGCAGGATCGGCCGCATCGAGGTGAACATCACCTCCAAGTACGGCAAATCGAGCGGCAATATACTGATACCGTCGAGCCTCGACAAGATCGAGACCTCGATCCTGGCGGCCGCTCTCGAGACCATCGACCGGGTAGGGCCGTGCATCTCCAAGATATCTGTCACCAAGATCGAGGACGTACGCTCATCCAAAAGGCAGCAGATCATCGAGAGGGCCAAGCACATCCTCACCGCAATGTTCGACGAGACCGTGCCCGAGAGCCAGGAGCTCACGGACGCCGTCAAGTCCGCGGTCAGGATCGAAGAGGTAACGTTCATCGACAACCTCCCCGCCGGCCCGGGCGTCATGGAATCCGACGCGATCATCGTGGTCGAGGGCAGGGCCGATGTGCTGAACCTCTTAAAGTGCGGCATCAAGAACGCCATCGCCGTGGAGGGCACCAACGTGCCACAGCTCGTAGCCGAGATGAGCAAGAAGAAGACAGTTACCGTCTTCACGGACGGCGACCGCGGCGGAGAACTGATCCTCAAGGAGCTACTCCAGGTGGCCGACGTGGACTACGTGGCCAGGCCGCCCGAGGGGAAGAGCGTCGAGGACCTCACCCAGAAGGAGATCATCAAGGCCCTGCGGAGCAAAGTGCCGGTGGAGCAGGTCGTCGAAGTCCCCCCGCGCAGGCGCAACAAGCAGCAGCAACAGCAGCGCGAAGAGAACGGCAAGCTCGAGGGTCGGCCGGAAGGCAGGCCGGAGGGAAGGCCGGAGGGAAGGCCGGAGGGAAGGCCCGAGGAAAGGCCCGAGCAGCGGGAGTTCCAGCGTGGAGGCTACCAGCGCCCCGAAAGGCAGGAGCGCGGTGAGAGAGGCGAAACGCCGAGGCGAAAAAGCTACCGCCGCATGGAAGAGCGTCAGGAGCGCCAGGAACGGCGCGAGCCGCGGGAGCCCCGGGAGCAGCAGCCTCAGGAGCAGCAGCCGGAGATCAAAAAAGCCGAGCCCAAAGAGGCCGGGGAATTCGCCGAAATAATGAAGGACCTGGCCGGCACGCTGAGCGCCAAGCTGCTGGACGCCAACAAGAACGTCATCCAGAAGGTCGCCGTGCGGGACCTGGCCAACGTCCTGAAGGAGACCAACGGCGACGTGAAGAGCGTAGTGTTCGACGGTGTCATCACGCAGCGCATGCTCGACATCGCCGCGGAGAAGAACCTCGAGTACCTGGTCGGCGTCAAGATGGGCAGCATCGTGAAGCAGCCCGCCAACGTCAAGGTCATCACGACCGAATAA
- the rimI gene encoding ribosomal protein S18-alanine N-acetyltransferase, with product MVLLITIRPFEFDDSRAVLDMEESIFNEPNPLLYAMIESRPVEGFIVAEESGEVCGYLLGTLLMDEARILLIAVKESRRRQGIGSRLVREYIESVKGRASMVRLEVRSSNLAAQTFYFKLGFRFIGMVSNYYRNGDNAYIMVKPMENFTLFL from the coding sequence GTGGTGCTCCTGATCACTATAAGGCCTTTCGAATTCGACGATTCACGGGCCGTCCTGGACATGGAAGAGTCCATTTTCAACGAGCCGAATCCTCTTCTGTACGCCATGATCGAGAGCCGGCCGGTCGAGGGCTTCATCGTGGCCGAGGAGAGCGGCGAGGTCTGCGGGTACCTGCTGGGCACGCTGCTTATGGACGAGGCCCGGATACTGCTCATCGCCGTGAAGGAGTCCCGCCGGCGACAGGGGATCGGCTCCCGCCTGGTCAGAGAGTATATCGAGTCGGTCAAAGGCCGGGCCAGCATGGTCCGCCTTGAGGTGCGCTCCAGCAATCTGGCTGCGCAGACGTTCTACTTTAAGCTGGGGTTCCGGTTCATCGGCATGGTGAGCAACTATTACCGCAACGGCGATAATGCCTACATCATGGTAAAGCCCATGGAAAATTTCACGTTATTCCTATAA
- a CDS encoding UPF0146 family protein, with protein sequence MSIIGYEDIAGYIKSRYPRGSRIVEVGVGGHPEVAELLREDFDVVCTDVSESGPGGVRYVRDDIFRPDMTIYEGAALIYSIRPPIDMQDCIASVAKKVGADLLIRPFSSERTDLNKYFRNFKVVNHKSAVFFIYDDARPQ encoded by the coding sequence ATGTCAATTATAGGTTATGAGGATATCGCGGGCTACATCAAGTCACGCTATCCCCGCGGGTCACGAATCGTGGAGGTGGGCGTCGGCGGCCACCCGGAGGTGGCAGAGCTCCTGCGAGAGGATTTCGATGTGGTGTGCACGGACGTGTCGGAGTCCGGCCCCGGAGGAGTGCGCTACGTGAGGGACGACATATTCAGGCCCGACATGACTATTTACGAAGGCGCAGCGCTCATCTACTCCATCCGGCCCCCCATCGATATGCAGGACTGCATCGCCTCCGTGGCAAAAAAAGTTGGCGCCGACCTGCTGATAAGGCCATTCTCCTCGGAGCGTACGGACCTGAATAAATACTTCCGGAACTTCAAGGTCGTCAACCATAAAAGCGCCGTGTTCTTTATCTACGACGACGCCCGTCCTCAGTAG